The Streptomyces sp. V4I8 genome includes the window CGGGCGGTGTTGAGGCTGTTGGCGTCGGTGAGGGTGAGGTAGAAGCCGTACACCAGGGGGTAGAGCACGAGGACGCCGAGGACGATCACCACCGGGGCGATCATCGCGTAGGCGTACCAGTGCTTCTGGTAGCCGTGCTTCAGACGCTGACCCAGGCCGGGCCGCGGCGCGCGGTCACCGCGGCGCTTGCCGGTCGCGCGGTCGATGGCGACTGTCATGGTTCGACAACCTTCTCGAAGTTCAGCAGGTCAAGGGGTGTACGGCTCGAAAGGTGTACGGCACACAGGCCGGTGACCGCCGGATCGCTCCCCCCATGATCAGGGCGATCCGACGGCCACTCGGGGTCACTTGCTGAAGTCCGGGACCAGCTTGGCGATGGAGGTCTCGGCGGTGCTCAGACCCTTGTCCAGGGACTCCTTGCCCCCGGCGACCTTCAGCAGCTCGGTGTCCAGCGGGCCCCACAGGGAGCTGTACTCGGGCAGGGCCGGGCGCGGCTGGGCGGCGGCGAGGACGCCCTGGTAGCCGGCGATGCCCGGGTCGGCCTTGACCTCGGCGGTGTAGGCGTCGTCACGGGTGGGCAGCGTGTTGTTCTTCAGGGCGATGGTCTCCTGGGCCTTCGCCGAGGTCATGAAGTTCACGAACTTCAGCGCGGCCTTCTGGTGCGCCTCGTCGGAGCCGGCGTAGACCGACAGGTTGTGACCACCGGTCGGGGCGCCCGCCTTGCCGCTGGAACCGGCCGGGACGGTGGCGATACCGAGGTTGGCCTTGTCCTTGAACGCGGAGCCCTTGTAGAAGTTGGTGATCTCCCACGGGCCCTGCATGATCGCGGCGACCTTGCCGCTGACGAACGCCTCCTGGATGTGGGCGTAGGCGTCGGCGGTGGTGTCGGCCTTGTGCAGGCCCTTGCCGTCGAAGAGGCTCAGCCAGGTGCCGTAGCCCTTCTTGGCCGCGGCCGAGTTGACGGTGATCTTCTTGGCGTCGGCGTCGACGGTGTCGGTGCCCTCGCCGTAGAGGAACGTCTGGGCGTAGTAGGCCTGAGTGGAGCCCCAGTAGCCGTCGACGCCGGTCTTGTCCTTGATCGTCGCGGCGGCCTTCTTCAGATCGTCCCAGGTCTTGGGGGCCTCGACGCCGGCCTTCTTGAACAGGGCCTTGTTGTATACGAAGGCCAGGGTGTCCGTGGTGAACGGAACGCCGTACGTCTTGCCCTCGTACTTCGCCTGCTCGATCAGGCTGGGCTGGAACTTCGCCTGGTCGGCGAGGGCCTCGGTGCCGTCCAGCGGCAGGAAGTAGCTCTTCTTGGCGAAGGCGGGGGTCCAGCCGACCTCGGAGCGCAGGATGTCCGGGGCGCCCTTGGAACCGGCGGCGGTGTCGAACTTGTTCTGCGCCTGGTCGAAGGGGACGTTGACGTACTTGACCTTGATGTCCTTGTTGGCGGCCTCGAACTCCTTGACCAGGGCCTGGTACGTCGGCGCCTCATTGGTGGCGTTGGACGTGTCCCACCAGGTGATGGTGACCGGACCGCTCGAGTCGCCACCGCTGTCGTCCCCGCCGCCGCAGGCCGTCGCCGCGAGGGCGAGGGACGCCACCAGCGCGGTGGCCGCTATGCCACGCCGCATGAGATCTCCTTGAGGGTGAAAGCCCGTGTGATGCGGGGACGGCCCCGTCTGCCTGTCCCTGCTGTCGTGCCGACTGCGCCGTTGCGGCCGCCGGGCGACGTGAACGTAACAGCGCTGAAAGACTTACGAAAGACCTTGCAGCAAAAAAGTGCAAGACACTTCGAAGTTATCCGGGTGTGACCTCTCGGCGACCGGGGTGAGACGCTTGTTTACACGGGTGGAGCGCTAGAGGGGCCCGTTGTGCAAGACTCTGCAAGCTCTTGCCATCACTTTCACGAGGGAGCGCGATGACGCAGCAACCCGGACCGGGCCGATCACCAGGTCGCCCACGGCGTCCGATTGGTGTGCAAGGCGACATGCGGCCGGTACAGTCCAGTCCCGTGACCACACGGCTTGCCGACATCGCTGCTCAGGCGGGGGTGAGCGAAGCGACCGTCAGCCGAGTCCTCAACGGCAAGCCGGGCGTCGCCGCCACCACCCGCCAGTCCGTGCTGGCCGCACTCGACGTGCTCGGCTACGAGCGCCCGGTGCGGTTGCGGCAACGCAGCGAGGGCCTGGTGGGCCTGATCACCCCGGAGCTGGAGAACCCGATATTCCCGGCCCTGGCCCAGGTCATCGGCCAGGCACTGACCAGACAGGGCTACACCCCCGTCCTGGCCACGCAGACGCCGGGCGGCTCCACCGAGGACGAGCTCACCGAGATGCTCGTCGACCGCGGTGTGGCCGGCATCATCTACGTCTCCGGCCTGCACGCGGACACCACCGCCGACATGCAGCGCTACGAGCGCCTGCGCGCCCAGGGCGTCCCCTTCGTCCTGGTCGACGGCTTCTCCCCCAAGGTCCAGGCGCCCTTCATCTCCCCCGACGACCGCGCCGCGATGACCCTGTCGGTCACCCACCTCGCCTCTCTCGGCCACACCCGCATCGGCCTCGCGCTGGGCCCCAAGCGCTTCGTCCCCGTCCAGCGCAAGATCGAGGGCTTCGTCCGCTCGATGCAGGACCAGCTGAACCTGCCCACGGACACCATCGAGACGGACCTGGTCCAGCACTCCCTCTACACCCTGGAGGGCGGCCAGGCAGCGGCAACGGCCCTCATCGACCGCGGCTGCACCGCGATCGTCTGCGCCAGCGACATGATGGCGCTGGGCGCGATACGCGCGGCCCGGCAGCTCGGCCTGGAGGTACCGAAGGACATCTCGGTCGTGGGCTTCGACGACTCCCCCCTGATCGCCTTCACCGACCCACCCCTCACCACCGTCCGCAAGCCGGTCCCGGCGATGGGCCAGGCCGCGGTACGCACGCTCCTCGAGGAGATCGGCGGGACTCCGGCCCCCCACAGCGAGTTCGTGTTCATGCCGGAACTCGTGGTGCGCGGTTCGACGGCATCGGCGCCAGGGAACAGGCACAACCCCTGAATCGTCCGCAAGACGGAGAATTGCGCATCCACCACCCCCGGTGGCAGGAGAACGAACCTCTACGCACGCCGTAGAACGTGCATCCTGAACCCAACCGGAGGATGATCGGTCGGGGAAGTCTTTTCTGGCAGACTCTGTGCCCATGGGTGACACGACCGTGACGACACTGGAAGGCCGGGAAGCGGCCATTCCGCCTCCCGTCGCGGACGAGACGGGGCGGGGCCCCCTGCGCCGCCTGCGCACCCCCCGCCGCCCTCGCCTCTGGTTCGAGATCCTGCTCATCGCGGTGAGTTACTGGACGTACTCGCTCATCCGCAACGCCGTCCCGGAACAGAAGTCCGAGGCACTCCAGAACGCCGACTGGCTCTGGAAGCTGGAGCACCACCTCGGCATCGCGGTCGAGGAGTCGATCAACCACACCGTCAACTCGGTGACTTGGCTCATCGTCGGCATGAACTACTACTACGCGACGCTGCACTTCATCATCACCCTGGCCGTCCTGGTCTGGCTCTACCGCAGCCACCCCGGCCGCTACGCGGCGACCCGCCTGGTCCTGTTCGCCACCACAGGCGTGGCCCTGATCGGTTACTACCTGTATCCGCTCGCTCCCCCACGCCTGATGACCAACACCGCCTTCATCGACACGGTCCTGGTCCACGACACCTGGGGTTCGATGGCCTCGGGCGACCTGAAGAACATGTCGAACCAGTACGCCGCGATGCCTTCCATGCACATCGGCTGGTCCGTCTGGTCCGGCCTCACGATCTTCGCCCTGGCGAGAACCCCCTGGATCCGAGTCCTGGGCCTGCTCTACCCCACGGCGACCCTCCTGGTGATCGTGGCGACGGCCAACCACTTCTGGCTCGACGCGGTAGGGGGCCTCCTCTGCCTGGCCTTCGGCTACACCGTGGCCCGCCTCTGGTACGGAAAGCTCCCCCACGCCCTCCCCAGGCGAGTGGCGCAACCACACACGCACCCGCACCCGCCCACGGCGGCAAGGGGACGTGCCGGGGAGTGTCCGCCCGCAGCGGCGGGCGTCAACGCCGAGCACTCCTCCGAGGAACCGAACCGCCCGACCGAGGAGGGACACCCCCCGGCGCGGCCCCGCCCCACGACCCACGCGTAGGCGCTACGCGCACCCCCACCCACCGGCACGGGCCGCCGCAGGCATGAACGCGCGCACCCCACCCCCCGCAGGCGTCATCCCCCGTAGAACAGCTCCTCCACCACACCCCGAGCCCGCCGCGCGGTACGCCGATACGCATCCAGCATGTCCCCCACGTGCCCGGGCTCGTACCCCAGATACCGCCCCACCGCCGCCAGCTCCCGGCTGTCCGACGGAAACGTGTCCCCGGCCCGCCCCCGCACCAGCATCACCGCATTGCGCACCCGACTGGCCAGCACCCACGCCTCGTCCAGGATCGCCGCCTCCTCCTCCGGGATCAGCCCCGCCGAACAGGCGGCGGCGAGAGCCTTCCGAGTACGCGTCGTCCGCAGCCCGGCTTCAGCCCGCCCGTGCTGCAGCTGAAGAAGCTGCACCGTCCACTCCACGTCGGACAGCCCTCCGGGACCGAGTTTGGTGTGCAGCTTGGGATCGGACCCCCGCGGCAGCCGCTCGGACTCCATACGGGCCTTCAGCCGCCGGATCTCCCGCACGGCATCGTCCCCCAGCCCGTCAGCCGGATACCGCAGCGGATCGATCAGCTCGATGAAGCGACGCCCCAGCTCGTCGTCCCCCGCCACCGGCACGGCCCGCAGCAGCGCCTGCGACTCCCATACCAACGACCACCGGCGGTAGTACGCCCCGTACGACTTCAGCGTACGAACCAGCGGCCCCGACTTCCCCTCCGGCCGCAGATCCGCGTCGATCAACAGCGGCGGATCCGCGCTGGGAATCTGCAGCAGCCGGCGCATCTCCTCGACGACCCGGTTCGCCGCCACCGCGGCCTCGTGTTCGTCGACGCCCTCCCGCGGCTCGTGCACGAACAGAACATCGGCGTCACTGCCGTATCCCAGTTCCTGCCCCCCGAACCGCCCCATGCCGATGATCGTGAACCGGGTGGGCAGGGTATCGCCCCACCCCTCCCGCACCACCGCCCGCAGCGTCCCCGCCAACGTGGCAGCCGTAAGGTCGGACACCGCCGCCCCGACCCGGTCCACCAGGGCCCCCTGGTCGGCCTCGGCCGGCTTCGTCTCGGTGCCGTAGGAGTCGACGACATCGACGGCGGCCGTACGGAACAGCTCCCGCCGGCGCACCCCACGGGCCGCCGTGACCGCCTGCGCGGCACCGTCCGCACGCCGCACCGCGGCGAGGATCTCCTGCTCCAGGTGCTGCCGCGACCGCGGCTCGAGCCCACTCCCGCCGTCCCCGTCCCCGAGCAGCGCCACAGCCTCCGGCGCCCGCATCAGCAGATCGGGGACGAGCCGGCCGGCCGACAGCACACGGGCGAGGTTCTCGGCGGCGGCGCCCTCGTCCCGCAACAGCCGCAGATACCAGGGCGTCTTGCCGAGCGCGTCCGACACTTTCCGGAAGTTCAGCAGACCCGCGTCCGGATCGGCCGATTCCGCGAACCACCCCAACAGCACGGGCAGCAGTGTGCGTTGGATCGCCGCCTTCCGGGTCACCCCGGAGGCGAGCGCCTCCAGATGCCTGAGCGCGGCGGCCGGATCGGCGTACCCGAGCGCGATCAGCCGCTCGCGGGCCGCCCCGGCACTCAACCGTGCCTCGCCCGGGGCGAGTTGGGCGACGGCATCGAGCAGCGGCCGGTAGAAGAGCTTCTCGTGCAGACGCCGTACGACACTCGCGTGGCGCTTCCACTCGCGGTTCAGCTCGGCGACCGGATCGACGCGCAGGCCGAGCGAGCGGCCGATGCGCCGCAGGTCGGCGTCGTCCTCCGGCACCAGGTGCGTACGCCGCAGCCGGTAGAGCTGGATGCGGTGCTCCATGGACCGCAGGAAGCGATACGCGTCGTCGAGCTGTGCGGCGTCGGCACGGCCGACGTAACCCCCCGCGGCGAGCGCCTGGAGGGCGTCCAGGGTGGTGCCGCTGCGCAGGGACACGTCGTCCCGCCCGTGCACCAACTGCAGGAGCTGTACGGCGAATTCGACGTCCCGGAGCCCACCGGGGCCGAGCTTGAGCTGGCGGTCCAGCTCCGCCACCGGAATGTTCTCCACGACCCGGCGGCGCATCTTCTGCACGTCAGCGACGAAGTTCTCCCGCTCGGCGGCCTTCCACACCAGGGGTTCCAGCGCGGCGACGTACTCCTCGCCCAGCTCGATGTCGCCCGCCACCGGGCGCGCCTTGAGCAGTGCCTGGAACTCCCAGGTCTTGGCCCAGCGCTGGTAGTAGGCGAGGTGGCTGCTGAGAGTGCGGACCAGAGGACCGTTCCTGCCCTCGGGCCGCAGATTGGCGTCGACGGGCCAGATCGACCCCTCGACGGTCGTCTCGGAGCAGATCCGCATCATGTGCGCGGCGAGCTTGGTGGCCGACCGCAGCGCTTTGCCCTCGTCGGCGCCGTCGGCGGTCTCCCCGACGAAGATGACGTCGACGTCGGAGACGTAATTGAGCTCATGGCCCCCGCACTTGCCCATCGCGATCACCGAGAGGCGGCACTGAGCGGCGTCCTCCGGGGCGGCGGCGCGGGCGATGGCGAGGGCGGCGCGCAGGGTCGCGGTGGCGAGGTCGGCGAGCTCGGCGGCGGTCTGGGACACGTCGGTGGTGCCGCACACGTCGCGCGCGGCGATGGACAGCAGACAGCGCCGGTAGGCGACGCGCAGGGAGACCGGGTCGGTGGCCTCGGCGAGGCCCTGCTCGAACTCCTCCACCTCGGGGTGCAGATCCCGCGGCTCGTACATGACCAGCGCCTGCCAGTCGCCGGAGTGCTTGGCGAGGTGGTCGGCGAGGGCGGCGGAGGCGCCGAGCACGCCGAGCAGCCGGTCGCGCAGGGGCTTGGCCGCTATCACCGTGTCGAGCAGTTCCCGCTGGGCGGCGGGGCCGGGCTGCGCTTCGAGCAGCCGGACGAAGCCGTGCAGGGCCAGGTCGGGGTCGGCGGTGGCGCCCAGGGCCTCCAGCAGCACCGGGTCGTTCTTGATCGGCGCGAGCTCGGGGCTGTCCAGCAGCCGGTCTGCGGCCGACGGGTCGGTGAATCCGTGCCGCAGCAGCCGCGTGAAGGTACTGCTCCTGCGCCCCGGCGCCGTCATGCTCGCCCTCCCGTCCGATCGGGGTCGTACACGCCCGATCAAGGTCGTACGCGGTCGAGCCTAGCCGGAGTGCCTGGGAGTGGCGCCGATGAGTTCCGGCGGCGCGCGAGGTCTGCCTTGTCGAGGTATACGTGCGACAACACGTCCGGCGACACATCTGGAGGGCGTCCGATGACCGACAACCAACCACAGACCCGGCTGGACGCGCGCTACAGCGACGGGACGGCCACGGCCGTCCCGTGGGCCGAGGCCGAGAAGCTGCTGGCCGAGGCCGAGCTGTTCTGGATCTCCACGGTGCGGCCGGACGGGCGGCCGCATGTGACTCCGCTGCCGGCGGTCTGGTCGGAGGGCGCGCTGCACTTCTGCACGGGCCCGGAGGAGCGCAAGGCGAGGAACCTGGCCGGAAACCCGAACCTCGTCCTGACGACCGGCACGAACACCTGGGACAAGGGCTACGACCTGGTGATCGAGGGGGAGGCGGTACGGATCACCGACGACACCCGTCTACGCGAACTGGCCGCCGGGTGGGAGACGAAGTACGGCAGCTTCTGGCACTTCGACGTGGCGGACGGCTGTTTCCAGCACGGTGCGGGACACGCCTACGTCTACTCGGTGGCGCCGCGCACGGTTTTCGGCTTCGGTAAGGGTGAGCCGTTCAGCCAGACCCGCTGGCGATTCTCCATGGAGGACCAGTAAATGGACTTCACCCTCGAAGTGATCCCGCTGCCCGTGAGCGACATCGACCGGGCCCGCGACTTCTACCGGGACAAGGTCGGCTTCCACGTCGACATCGACCAGGAGGTCATGCCGGGCATGCGCATCGTCCAGCTGACCCCTCCGGGCTCCGGCTGTTCGATCGCCCTCGGCGACAGCATCTGGGACCTGACCAAGGGCGAGACCGTCCCCGAGCCCGGCTCCTACCAGGGCCTCCAGCTCTGCGTCGCCGACATCAAGGCGGCCCACGCGGAACTGGTGGAGCGCGGCCTGGAGGTCTCCGAGCCCGTGCAGTACTCCCCCGACGACGGCGCCACGTTCATGTACTTCAAGGACCCGGACGGCAACGGCTGGTCCATCCAGGAGTACCGGCGCAGGGCTACGGAGCCGCTGCACGAGGTCCTGTCCAAGTCGGCGGGCCAGTAGCCGGCAGGACGCGGGGCCGCCGTCACGGCCCCGCGCCCCACGGCACCAGGCCCTAGAGAACCGGCAGGTTCTTCCGCAGCTCGAACGCGGTGACCTCGCTGCGGTACTCCTCCCACTCCTGCCGCTTGTTGCGCAGGAAGAAGTCGAAGACGTGCTCGCCGAGTGTCTCGGCGACCAGGTCGCTGTTCTCCATGAGGGTGAGGGCCTCGCCGAGGTTCTGTGGGAGGGGCTCGATGCCCATCGCGCGGCGCTCGGCGTTGGAGAGGGCCCAGACGTCGTCCTCGGCGCCGGGCGGGAGTTCGTAGCCCTCCTCGATGCCCTTGAGGCCGGCGGCCAGCAGGACGGCGTACGCCAGGTAGGGGTTGGCGCCGGAGTCCAGGGAGCGGACCTCGACGCGGGCCGAACCGGTCTTGCCGGGCTTGTACATCGGGACGCGGACGAGGGCCGAGCGGTTGTTGTGGCCCCAGCAGATGTAGGAGGGGGCCTCGCCGCCGGCGCCCGCGGTGCGCTCGGAGCCGCCCCAGATGCGCTTGTAGGAGTTCACCCACTGGTTGGTGACGGCGGAGATCTCCGCGGCGTGCCGCAGCAGGCCCGCGATGAAGGAGCGGCCGACCTTGGAGAGCTGGTACTCCGAGCCGGACTCGTAGAACGCGTTGCGGTCGCCCTCGAAGAGGGAGAGGTGTGTGTGCATGCCCGAGCCGGGGTGCTCGGAGAACGGCTTCGGCATGAAGGTCGCCTGGACGCCCTGCTCCAGCGCCACCTGCTTCATGACCAGGCGGAACGTCATGATGTTGTCCGCCGTGGAGAGGGCGTCGGCGTAGCGCAGGTCGATCTCCTGCTGGCCCGGGGCGCCCTCGTGGTGGGAGAACTCGACCGAGATGCCCATCGACTCCAGCATGGTGATCGCCTGGCGGCGGAAGTCCATGCCGATGTTCTGCGGGGTGTGGTCGAAGTAGCCGGAGTTGTCGGCCGGGGTGGGGCGCGAGCCGTCCAGCGGGCGGTCCTTCAGGAGGAAGAACTCGATCTCCGGGTGGGTGTAGAAGGTGAAACCCAGGTCGGAGGTGCGGGCCAGGGCGCGCTTGAGCACGTACCGCGGGTCCGCGAAGGACGGGGAGCCGTCCGGCATGAGGATGTCGCAGAACATGCGGGCCGTGCCGGGGGCCTCGGCGCGCCAGGGCAGGATCTGGAAGGTCGACGGGTCCGGCTTGGCGATCATGTCGGACTCGTATACGCGGGCGAAGCCCTCGATCGCCGAGCCGTCGAAGCCGATGCCCTCGTCGAAGGCCTGCTCCAGCTCGGCGGGGGCCACGGCCACGGACTTGAGGAAGCCCAGCACGTCCGTGAACCACAGGCGTACGAACCGGATGTCGCGCTCCTCCAACGTCCGGAGCACGAACTCCTGCTGCTTGTCCATCTTCCGCTTCCCATCCTTGCTGGTCAGGCCGCCTGTCTCCGGTGCAGCGGGAGGCGGTCGGGCACCTGAGCATCACACCACAACACCATTTCAGGCGCGTTGCGCACCTTGATCGCCGAAGCGACCCCGGGCTGAACCCCCGGCGTACGACAGGTGTCCCTCCGTGGTGCCGGCGCACTGCTCTGCCGCCCATCTTGCCTGCTCGGACCGACATCCGTAATGCCCGGCCCCCCCAGGACCCACCCCGCTTTAATTTGCATCTTGAATGCAAGTTTTAATGATGGCACCGGATCGGCCCGATCGAGCCTGAGGAGACCCGATGCTGTCCGAGCAGTCCGCCGCCACCGTGCGTGCCACCCTTCCCGTCGTCAGCGGGGCCATCGGTGAGATCACCGAGCGCTTCTACGCCGGGTTGTTCGCCGCCCGCCCCGAGCTGCTGCGCGATCTCTTCAACCGCGGCAACCAGGCGGCCGGCACCCAGCGGCAGGCCCTGGCGGGGCCGATCGCCGCGTTCGCGACGTACCTCGTGGACCACCCCGACGAGCGGCCCGACGCGATGCTGGGCCGCATCGCCCACAAGCACGCCTCGCTGGGCGTCACGGCGGAGCAGTAGGCGCTGGTCCACGAGCACCTCTTCGCCGCCATCGCAGAGGTGCTGGGCGAGGCCGTCACCCCCGAGGTCGCGGCCGCCTGGGACGAGGTCTACTGGCTCATGGCGAACGCGCTGGTCGCGATCGAGAAGCGGCTGTACGAGACGGGGGCCGATCACACCGCCGGCTCCCACCGCACCGGCCTGGTCGACCTCACCCCCGTCGCCGTACCGAAGGGCACGCGCGCGTACCTGTGCGGTCCGCTGCCCTTCATGCGGGCGGTACGGGCGCAGCTGATCGGGAAGGGTGTGGCACCGGCCGACATCCACTACGAGGTGTTCGGGCCGGACCTGTG containing:
- a CDS encoding VOC family protein; its protein translation is MDFTLEVIPLPVSDIDRARDFYRDKVGFHVDIDQEVMPGMRIVQLTPPGSGCSIALGDSIWDLTKGETVPEPGSYQGLQLCVADIKAAHAELVERGLEVSEPVQYSPDDGATFMYFKDPDGNGWSIQEYRRRATEPLHEVLSKSAGQ
- a CDS encoding extracellular solute-binding protein, producing the protein MRRGIAATALVASLALAATACGGGDDSGGDSSGPVTITWWDTSNATNEAPTYQALVKEFEAANKDIKVKYVNVPFDQAQNKFDTAAGSKGAPDILRSEVGWTPAFAKKSYFLPLDGTEALADQAKFQPSLIEQAKYEGKTYGVPFTTDTLAFVYNKALFKKAGVEAPKTWDDLKKAAATIKDKTGVDGYWGSTQAYYAQTFLYGEGTDTVDADAKKITVNSAAAKKGYGTWLSLFDGKGLHKADTTADAYAHIQEAFVSGKVAAIMQGPWEITNFYKGSAFKDKANLGIATVPAGSSGKAGAPTGGHNLSVYAGSDEAHQKAALKFVNFMTSAKAQETIALKNNTLPTRDDAYTAEVKADPGIAGYQGVLAAAQPRPALPEYSSLWGPLDTELLKVAGGKESLDKGLSTAETSIAKLVPDFSK
- the glnA gene encoding type I glutamate--ammonia ligase; this translates as MDKQQEFVLRTLEERDIRFVRLWFTDVLGFLKSVAVAPAELEQAFDEGIGFDGSAIEGFARVYESDMIAKPDPSTFQILPWRAEAPGTARMFCDILMPDGSPSFADPRYVLKRALARTSDLGFTFYTHPEIEFFLLKDRPLDGSRPTPADNSGYFDHTPQNIGMDFRRQAITMLESMGISVEFSHHEGAPGQQEIDLRYADALSTADNIMTFRLVMKQVALEQGVQATFMPKPFSEHPGSGMHTHLSLFEGDRNAFYESGSEYQLSKVGRSFIAGLLRHAAEISAVTNQWVNSYKRIWGGSERTAGAGGEAPSYICWGHNNRSALVRVPMYKPGKTGSARVEVRSLDSGANPYLAYAVLLAAGLKGIEEGYELPPGAEDDVWALSNAERRAMGIEPLPQNLGEALTLMENSDLVAETLGEHVFDFFLRNKRQEWEEYRSEVTAFELRKNLPVL
- a CDS encoding LacI family DNA-binding transcriptional regulator yields the protein MTTRLADIAAQAGVSEATVSRVLNGKPGVAATTRQSVLAALDVLGYERPVRLRQRSEGLVGLITPELENPIFPALAQVIGQALTRQGYTPVLATQTPGGSTEDELTEMLVDRGVAGIIYVSGLHADTTADMQRYERLRAQGVPFVLVDGFSPKVQAPFISPDDRAAMTLSVTHLASLGHTRIGLALGPKRFVPVQRKIEGFVRSMQDQLNLPTDTIETDLVQHSLYTLEGGQAAATALIDRGCTAIVCASDMMALGAIRAARQLGLEVPKDISVVGFDDSPLIAFTDPPLTTVRKPVPAMGQAAVRTLLEEIGGTPAPHSEFVFMPELVVRGSTASAPGNRHNP
- a CDS encoding bifunctional [glutamine synthetase] adenylyltransferase/[glutamine synthetase]-adenylyl-L-tyrosine phosphorylase, with amino-acid sequence MTAPGRRSSTFTRLLRHGFTDPSAADRLLDSPELAPIKNDPVLLEALGATADPDLALHGFVRLLEAQPGPAAQRELLDTVIAAKPLRDRLLGVLGASAALADHLAKHSGDWQALVMYEPRDLHPEVEEFEQGLAEATDPVSLRVAYRRCLLSIAARDVCGTTDVSQTAAELADLATATLRAALAIARAAAPEDAAQCRLSVIAMGKCGGHELNYVSDVDVIFVGETADGADEGKALRSATKLAAHMMRICSETTVEGSIWPVDANLRPEGRNGPLVRTLSSHLAYYQRWAKTWEFQALLKARPVAGDIELGEEYVAALEPLVWKAAERENFVADVQKMRRRVVENIPVAELDRQLKLGPGGLRDVEFAVQLLQLVHGRDDVSLRSGTTLDALQALAAGGYVGRADAAQLDDAYRFLRSMEHRIQLYRLRRTHLVPEDDADLRRIGRSLGLRVDPVAELNREWKRHASVVRRLHEKLFYRPLLDAVAQLAPGEARLSAGAARERLIALGYADPAAALRHLEALASGVTRKAAIQRTLLPVLLGWFAESADPDAGLLNFRKVSDALGKTPWYLRLLRDEGAAAENLARVLSAGRLVPDLLMRAPEAVALLGDGDGGSGLEPRSRQHLEQEILAAVRRADGAAQAVTAARGVRRRELFRTAAVDVVDSYGTETKPAEADQGALVDRVGAAVSDLTAATLAGTLRAVVREGWGDTLPTRFTIIGMGRFGGQELGYGSDADVLFVHEPREGVDEHEAAVAANRVVEEMRRLLQIPSADPPLLIDADLRPEGKSGPLVRTLKSYGAYYRRWSLVWESQALLRAVPVAGDDELGRRFIELIDPLRYPADGLGDDAVREIRRLKARMESERLPRGSDPKLHTKLGPGGLSDVEWTVQLLQLQHGRAEAGLRTTRTRKALAAACSAGLIPEEEAAILDEAWVLASRVRNAVMLVRGRAGDTFPSDSRELAAVGRYLGYEPGHVGDMLDAYRRTARRARGVVEELFYGG
- a CDS encoding phosphatase PAP2 family protein — translated: MGDTTVTTLEGREAAIPPPVADETGRGPLRRLRTPRRPRLWFEILLIAVSYWTYSLIRNAVPEQKSEALQNADWLWKLEHHLGIAVEESINHTVNSVTWLIVGMNYYYATLHFIITLAVLVWLYRSHPGRYAATRLVLFATTGVALIGYYLYPLAPPRLMTNTAFIDTVLVHDTWGSMASGDLKNMSNQYAAMPSMHIGWSVWSGLTIFALARTPWIRVLGLLYPTATLLVIVATANHFWLDAVGGLLCLAFGYTVARLWYGKLPHALPRRVAQPHTHPHPPTAARGRAGECPPAAAGVNAEHSSEEPNRPTEEGHPPARPRPTTHA
- a CDS encoding pyridoxamine 5'-phosphate oxidase family protein; translated protein: MTDNQPQTRLDARYSDGTATAVPWAEAEKLLAEAELFWISTVRPDGRPHVTPLPAVWSEGALHFCTGPEERKARNLAGNPNLVLTTGTNTWDKGYDLVIEGEAVRITDDTRLRELAAGWETKYGSFWHFDVADGCFQHGAGHAYVYSVAPRTVFGFGKGEPFSQTRWRFSMEDQ